One genomic segment of Ricinus communis isolate WT05 ecotype wild-type chromosome 5, ASM1957865v1, whole genome shotgun sequence includes these proteins:
- the LOC107261512 gene encoding uncharacterized protein LOC107261512, which translates to MEAKFAACFEATVQALWLWNFISGLGIVDNTERPLRLFCDNSAAVFFARNDRYSKGAKHMDLKYLPIKEEVRKHRVSFEHIGTDLMIVDPLTKGLAPIAFTGPVERMDIIDKSLLA; encoded by the coding sequence ATGGAGGCAAAATTTGCGGCATGTTTTGAGGCCACGGTTCAAGCATTGTGGTTGTGGAACTTTATCTCAGGGTTAGGTATTGTCGATAATACAGAAAGACCACTAAGATTGTTTTGTGATAATTCTGCAGCTGTCTTCTTTGCAAGGAACGATAGATATTCTAAGGGTGCTAAGCACATGGATTTGAAATATCTACCGATTAAAGAAGAGGTGCGAAAACATAGAGTGTCATTTGAGCATATAGGTACTGACCTAATGATAGTGGATCCGTTAACTAAGGGATTGGCGCCCATAGCTTTTACAGGCCCTGTTGAAAGGATGGACATTATAGACAAGTCCTTGTTAGCTTGA
- the LOC8259195 gene encoding spermidine sinapoyl-CoA acyltransferase → MAVNIRETTIIHPSATPFSEDHTLPLSHLDTDRNMNVTFRYLRVYVNNNSTATNTTHPFNVIATALSSALVHYYPLAGTLRRSDKDNRLEVFCSRDQGVPLINATVNCTLETLNYFDDPDYDFVERLVPDPSLDEGMINPCVLQVTLFECGGFTLGAAIRHVVCDGLGATQFFNAMAELARGADRISVEPVWDRVNLLSPRDPPRFDGPVSEFLGLEKGYEPYGQTVGKVVRECFNVKDEWLDGFKNLLLQKSGYNFTTFEALGAFLWRAKVKATGVPRDEIVKFTYAMNIRRLVKPPLPLGYWGNGCVPMYAQLLAKELLEQPIWKTAEVIKKSKINATDDYVHSFIDFQAVHYADGITAGNRVSGFTDWRHLGHSTVDFGWGGPVTVLPLSRHLVGSVEPCFFLPYSSANAGKKDGFKVLVTLQEFAVPAFKKEMEKFNNQDFE, encoded by the exons ATGGCAGTTAACATCAGAGAAACTACTATAATCCATCCTTCTGCTACCCCCTTCTCTGAAGACCAtactctccctctctctcacCTCGATACCGATCGTAACATGAATGTTACTTTCCGTTACCTTCGCGTTTATGTGAACAATAACAGCACTGCCACCAACACTACCCACCCTTTCAATGTCATCGCCACCGCCCTTTCCTCCGCTCTAGTCCACTACTACCCTCTCGCCGGCACTCTCCGCCGTAGCGATAAAGATAACCGTCTTGAGGTGTTTTGCTCCAGAGACCAAGGTGTGCCTCTTATTAATGCAACGGTTAACTGCACGTTAGAAACACTCAACTACTTTGATGACCCGGATTATGATTTCGTGGAGCGGTTGGTACCCGACCCGAGTTTGGATGAAGGGATGATTAATCCATGTGTGCTTCAAGTTACGCTGTTCGAGTGTGGTGGGTTTACTTTAGGTGCTGCAATTCGTCATGTGGTGTGTGACGGGCTTGGGGCTACGCAGTTTTTCAATGCTATGGCAGAGTTGGCTCGCGGCGCGGATCGGATTTCGGTTGAGCCGGTCTGGGATAGGGTGAATTTGTTGAGTCCGAGAGACCCGCCCCGGTTTGATGGACCGGTGAGTGAGTTTCTGGGTTTGGAGAAAGGGTATGAGCCGTATGGCCAGACGGTTGGTAAGGTAGTTAGGGAATGTTTTAATGTGAAGGATGAGTGGCTGGATGGATTCAAGAATTTGCTGCTTCAAAAGAGTGGCTATAATTTTACCACGTTTGAGGCTTTGGGTGCATTCCTATGGCGAGCGAA AGTTAAAGCCACAGGAGTTCCTCGTGATGAGATAGTGAAGTTCACATATGCAATGAACATAAGGAGACTGGTAAAACCACCGTTGCCGCTTGGCTACTGGGGAAATGGCTGTGTTCCAATGTATGCACAGCTTCTTGCCAAAGAGCTACTAGAGCAACCCATTTGGAAAACAGCTGAGGTGATTAAGAAGAGTAAAATCAATGCCACCGATGATTATGTGCATTCTTTTATCGACTTCCAAGCAGTACATTATGCGGATGGCATTACAGCAGGAAATAGAGTGAGTGGATTCACAGATTGGAGACACTTGGGCCATTCAACTGTGGATTTTGGGTGGGGAGGTCCAGTTACTGTCTTGCCTCTTTCAAGACATTTAGTTGGAAGTGTGGAGCCTTGCTTTTTCTTGCCTTACTCATCGGCAAATGCAGGCAAGAAAGATGGGTTCAAGGTGCTAGTCACTTTGCAAGAATTTGCTGTGCCTGCTTTCAAGAAAGAGATGGAGAAGTTTAACAACCAAGACTTTGAATAG
- the LOC8285913 gene encoding nudix hydrolase 15, mitochondrial, which translates to MGEKSQNLISLAQQLRLYNHSLPLNNSIEQHQKEVSDNARTSVTQESDSARPNSRAAVLICIFEGDDGDLRVILTKRSSTLSSHSGEVALPGGKREDADADDVETALREAEEEIGLDPSLVDVVTVLEPFVTLRGIAVVPVVGILLNKEGFNPSPNSSEVESMFDVPLEMFLKDENRRAEEKQRMGHKYLLHFFDYQSGSETYVIWALTAGIMIRVASIVYQRPPAFSEQRPPFWGAISQSNNPNL; encoded by the exons ATGGGGGAGAAATCGCAGAATCTCATCTCCTTGGCCCAACAGCTACGCCTCTATAACCATTCTCTTCCTCTAAATAACTCAATAGAGCAGCATCAAAAAGAAGTCTCTGATAATGCAAGAACTTCAGTTACTCAAGAATCGGATTCTGCCAGACCTAACAGCAGAGCTGCAGTTTTAATTTGCATATTTGAAGGAGATGATGGCGATCTGCGTGTAATCCTCACAAAACGCTCCTCAACCCTGTCCTCTCATTCTG GTGAGGTTGCTTTGCCTGGTGGGAAAAGAGAGGATGCTGATGCTGATGACGTAGAGACTGCCTTGAGGGAGGCTGAGGAGGAGATTGGCTTAGACCCTTCTCTTGTTGATGTTGTTACTGTTCTTGAACCTTTTGTGACGTTG CGTGGCATCGCAGTAGTTCCTGTGGTTGGTATACTATTGAACAAGGAGGGTTTCAATCCATCTCCAAACTCCAGTGAAGTAGAATCAATGTTTGACGTTCCACTAGAAATGTTTCTTAAG GATGAGAACCGCAGAGCAGAAGAGAAACAACGGATGGGACACAAGTATCTACTCCATTTCTTTGACTACCAGTCAGGGAGCGAAACCTATGTGATTTGGGCTTTGACTGCTGGAATCATGATCAGGGTTGCATCAATTGTCTACCAAAGACCGCCTGCATTCTCAGAGCAGAGGCCCCCATTTTGGGGGGCAATTTCGCAAAGCAATAACCCTAACCTATAG
- the LOC8259196 gene encoding uncharacterized protein At4g18490 isoform X2 → MAESQKGNSACTDPQKKKSPLDEEIGNEFLNSWKTLSTVGDEPMDFNFDTVSSGKKKTFNFDNLDMDFNLDGDFDKLASFKVDMPELDFSSPCKNTAKSKESSKGDSSSGNHRGKRDCFNFSFEFNDLDNFNFGPTLTEGEKTPAKNLDSKGPDSDRIEHQGAEVDPAKVDEEIHQGSKANRAGVDDGKNQGLKVNPAGGADGGKYQRIKVNPADVDDGQTDKLLASDNTTTSVVETTVNGEGTGISSSDKFPSRYRNIEDLVVTHGSKSLPEKTISASSEEADQQSQSLEKTMPTVPYAQKARHILPVQAVDGNDFTQDAESSIQAGVFATKENSECNLEHNVSDRVIVGGSNHENSQLKNSAASWTSGSESIRGEIEKSYSERPAGNVTETGPMPDELDLEATCAASHLQERLHECKADKDIQKSTLKVLVPLKSSCSAPIVDKAIPTKEKDSGVVRSKFLKSSKEIEPQLCQPPSAGLKVSSFSSKGISSLCPANGKSFNREGFNVHGAQSQRKLTGTNSLSMELKKEETALPGSEKNVKNLCNISSNVNPASSTDRATKSNTPASAAVVSSIGSTWNSKLISLEGLKAGKGMPDLSSLKISRTLGVNKDQSNSVLKREISSLRNSEKNMEVQGFTASKIVHPIVSAERETLPVPSLKRKTSEASNENLQQLNPRKRLSQSPSESRNLKETSESTVEEEPESDPINVLRNHPHSGLELPQQLSMEEQNISLAMENDGNVAKAEAYAKELEDICSMLKKKHEEAKEILVRAIVNNNSLLMLNHPMFDEKIRLVQKLAAQLINN, encoded by the exons ATGGCAGAATCACAGAAGGGAAATTCTGCATGTACTGAtccccaaaagaaaaagtcacCTTTAG ATGAGGAAATTGGAAATGAATTCCTTAACTCCTGGAAAACACTTTCAACAGTAGGAGATGAGCCaatggattttaattttgatacaGTTTCTAGTGGCAAGAAAAAGACATTCAACTTTGATAATTT GGATATGGATTTTAATCTAGATGGTGATTTTGACAAGTTAGCATCCTTCAAGGTGGACATGCCTGAACTTGATTTCTCCTCTCCATGTAAAAATACTGCAAAATCCAAGGAAAGTTCTAAAGGAGATTCATCAAGTGGAAATCATCGAGGAAAACGAGACTgctttaatttctcttttgaatTTAATGA cTTGGATAACTTCAATTTTGGTCCAACCTTAACTGAAGGAGAGAAAACTCCTGCAAAGAACCTAGACAGCAAAGGGCCTGATTCAGATCGTATTGAACATCAGGGTGCTGAAGTCGACCCCGCTAAGGTTGATGAGGAAATACATCAGGGCTCGAAAGCTAACCGAGCTGGTGTTGATGATGGCAAGAATCAAGGTTTAAAAGTTAACCCAGCTGGTGGTGCTGATGGTGGAAAATATCAGCGTATAAAAGTTAACCCGGCTGATGTTGATGATGGCCAAACTGACAAGCTTCTTGCATCAGACAATACAACTACTTCAGTTGTTGAGACTACTGTAAATGGTGAAGGGACTggaatttcttcaagtgacAAATTTCCTTCAAGATATAGAAATATTGAAGACCTGGTTGTAACACATGGATCAAAATCTTTGCCAGAGAAAACAATTTCTGCTAGTTCAGAAGAAGCAGATCAACAGAGTCAGTCCCTGGAGAAGACGATGCCAACAGTGCCATATGCTCAAAAGGCCAGACACATATTACCTGTCCAAGCTGTTGATGGGAATGATTTTACTCAGGATGCCGAATCAAGTATTCAAGCCGGTGTCTTCgctacaaaagaaaattcagagTGCAATTTAGAACATAATGTTTCTGACAGAGTGATTGTTGGTGGGTCTAATCACGAAAACTCACAGTTGAAGAATTCGGCTGCATCATGGACTAGTGGATCAGAGAGCATCCGAGGAGAAATTGAAAAGTCCTATAGTGAAAGACCGGCTGGAAATGTAACAGAAACTGGGCCAATGCCAGATGAGTTGGATCTTGAAGCTACCTGTGCTGCAAGTCATTTACAGGAAAGACTGCATGAGTGCAAGGCCGATAAAGATATCCAGAAATCAACTTTAAAAGTTTTGGTTCCACTGAAGAG TTCATGTAGTGCACCTATAGTTGATAAAGCGATACCaacaaaggaaaaagattCAGGAGTTGTCCGTTCAAAGTTTCTTAAAAGTTCTAAGGAAATTGAACCTCAACTATGTCAGCCACCATCAGCTGGTCTGAAGGTTTCCTCATTTTCGAGCAAAGGAATTTCTTCCCTCTGTCCTGCAAATGGAAAAAG CTTTAACAGGGAGGGCTTCAATGTTCATGGTGCACAAAGCCAGAGAAAACTGACTGGCACAAACTCACTTTCCATGGAgttgaaaaaagaagagacTGCTTTGCCAGGAAGTGAAAAGAATGTTAAAAATCTATGTAATATCAG TAGCAATGTCAATCCTGCAAGCTCAACTGATAGGGCAACTAAGTCTAATACCCCAGCAAGTGCAGCTGTGGTTTCAAGTATTGGATCAACTTGGAACTCAAAGTTGATTTCCCTTGAAGGTCTTAAAGCTGGGAAGGGAATGCCTGATCTTTCTAGCTTGAAGATTTCAAG AACTTTGGGAGTGAACAAAGATCAGTCAAATTCTGTACTTAAAAGGGAAATCAGTTCTTTGAGAAACTCAGAGAAAAACATGGAAGTACAAGGATTTACAGCGTCCAAGATTGTCCATCCTATTGTTAGTGCTGAGAGAGAAACTCTGCCGGTTCCATCATTGAAGCGAAAAACATCTGag GCATCAAATGAAAATCTGCAACAATTGAATCCTCGAAAACGTCTTTCTCAGTCACCTAGTGAAAGCAG AAATTTGAAGGAAACTTCGGAAAGCACTGTTGAAGAAGAG CCAGAAAGTGACCCCATAAATGTTCTCCGCAACCATCCCCATTCTGGACTTGAACTGCCTCAACAGTTGAGTATGGAAGAGCAAAACATCTCTTTGGCTATGGAAAATGATGGAAATGTTGCAAAGGCCGAAGCTTATGCAAAAGAGCTTGAGGAT ATTTGCAGCATGCTGAAGAAGAAACACGAGGAAGCCAAAGAAATACTGGTTCGAGCTATTGTGAATAATAACAGTTTATTGATGCTTAACCATCCTATGTTTGATGAGAAG ATTCGTTTGGTTCAGAAACTCGCTGCACAGTTGATTAATAATTAG
- the LOC8259196 gene encoding uncharacterized protein At4g18490 isoform X1 encodes MAESQKGNSACTDPQKKKSPLDEEIGNEFLNSWKTLSTVGDEPMDFNFDTVSSGKKKTFNFDNLDMDFNLDGDFDKLASFKVDMPELDFSSPCKNTAKSKESSKGDSSSGNHRGKRDCFNFSFEFNDLDNFNFGPTLTEGEKTPAKNLDSKGPDSDRIEHQGAEVDPAKVDEEIHQGSKANRAGVDDGKNQGLKVNPAGGADGGKYQRIKVNPADVDDGQTDKLLASDNTTTSVVETTVNGEGTGISSSDKFPSRYRNIEDLVVTHGSKSLPEKTISASSEEADQQSQSLEKTMPTVPYAQKARHILPVQAVDGNDFTQDAESSIQAGVFATKENSECNLEHNVSDRVIVGGSNHENSQLKNSAASWTSGSESIRGEIEKSYSERPAGNVTETGPMPDELDLEATCAASHLQERLHECKADKDIQKSTLKVLVPLKSSCSAPIVDKAIPTKEKDSGVVRSKFLKSSKEIEPQLCQPPSAGLKVSSFSSKGISSLCPANGKSFNREGFNVHGAQSQRKLTGTNSLSMELKKEETALPGSEKNVKNLCNISSNVNPASSTDRATKSNTPASAAVVSSIGSTWNSKLISLEGLKAGKGMPDLSSLKISRTLGVNKDQSNSVLKREISSLRNSEKNMEVQGFTASKIVHPIVSAERETLPVPSLKRKTSEASNENLQQLNPRKRLSQSPSESRNLKETSESTVEEEPESDPINVLRNHPHSGLELPQQLSMEEQNISLAMENDGNVAKAEAYAKELEDICSMLKKKHEEAKEILVRAIVNNNSLLMLNHPMFDEKISFTAIICSTSWLLL; translated from the exons ATGGCAGAATCACAGAAGGGAAATTCTGCATGTACTGAtccccaaaagaaaaagtcacCTTTAG ATGAGGAAATTGGAAATGAATTCCTTAACTCCTGGAAAACACTTTCAACAGTAGGAGATGAGCCaatggattttaattttgatacaGTTTCTAGTGGCAAGAAAAAGACATTCAACTTTGATAATTT GGATATGGATTTTAATCTAGATGGTGATTTTGACAAGTTAGCATCCTTCAAGGTGGACATGCCTGAACTTGATTTCTCCTCTCCATGTAAAAATACTGCAAAATCCAAGGAAAGTTCTAAAGGAGATTCATCAAGTGGAAATCATCGAGGAAAACGAGACTgctttaatttctcttttgaatTTAATGA cTTGGATAACTTCAATTTTGGTCCAACCTTAACTGAAGGAGAGAAAACTCCTGCAAAGAACCTAGACAGCAAAGGGCCTGATTCAGATCGTATTGAACATCAGGGTGCTGAAGTCGACCCCGCTAAGGTTGATGAGGAAATACATCAGGGCTCGAAAGCTAACCGAGCTGGTGTTGATGATGGCAAGAATCAAGGTTTAAAAGTTAACCCAGCTGGTGGTGCTGATGGTGGAAAATATCAGCGTATAAAAGTTAACCCGGCTGATGTTGATGATGGCCAAACTGACAAGCTTCTTGCATCAGACAATACAACTACTTCAGTTGTTGAGACTACTGTAAATGGTGAAGGGACTggaatttcttcaagtgacAAATTTCCTTCAAGATATAGAAATATTGAAGACCTGGTTGTAACACATGGATCAAAATCTTTGCCAGAGAAAACAATTTCTGCTAGTTCAGAAGAAGCAGATCAACAGAGTCAGTCCCTGGAGAAGACGATGCCAACAGTGCCATATGCTCAAAAGGCCAGACACATATTACCTGTCCAAGCTGTTGATGGGAATGATTTTACTCAGGATGCCGAATCAAGTATTCAAGCCGGTGTCTTCgctacaaaagaaaattcagagTGCAATTTAGAACATAATGTTTCTGACAGAGTGATTGTTGGTGGGTCTAATCACGAAAACTCACAGTTGAAGAATTCGGCTGCATCATGGACTAGTGGATCAGAGAGCATCCGAGGAGAAATTGAAAAGTCCTATAGTGAAAGACCGGCTGGAAATGTAACAGAAACTGGGCCAATGCCAGATGAGTTGGATCTTGAAGCTACCTGTGCTGCAAGTCATTTACAGGAAAGACTGCATGAGTGCAAGGCCGATAAAGATATCCAGAAATCAACTTTAAAAGTTTTGGTTCCACTGAAGAG TTCATGTAGTGCACCTATAGTTGATAAAGCGATACCaacaaaggaaaaagattCAGGAGTTGTCCGTTCAAAGTTTCTTAAAAGTTCTAAGGAAATTGAACCTCAACTATGTCAGCCACCATCAGCTGGTCTGAAGGTTTCCTCATTTTCGAGCAAAGGAATTTCTTCCCTCTGTCCTGCAAATGGAAAAAG CTTTAACAGGGAGGGCTTCAATGTTCATGGTGCACAAAGCCAGAGAAAACTGACTGGCACAAACTCACTTTCCATGGAgttgaaaaaagaagagacTGCTTTGCCAGGAAGTGAAAAGAATGTTAAAAATCTATGTAATATCAG TAGCAATGTCAATCCTGCAAGCTCAACTGATAGGGCAACTAAGTCTAATACCCCAGCAAGTGCAGCTGTGGTTTCAAGTATTGGATCAACTTGGAACTCAAAGTTGATTTCCCTTGAAGGTCTTAAAGCTGGGAAGGGAATGCCTGATCTTTCTAGCTTGAAGATTTCAAG AACTTTGGGAGTGAACAAAGATCAGTCAAATTCTGTACTTAAAAGGGAAATCAGTTCTTTGAGAAACTCAGAGAAAAACATGGAAGTACAAGGATTTACAGCGTCCAAGATTGTCCATCCTATTGTTAGTGCTGAGAGAGAAACTCTGCCGGTTCCATCATTGAAGCGAAAAACATCTGag GCATCAAATGAAAATCTGCAACAATTGAATCCTCGAAAACGTCTTTCTCAGTCACCTAGTGAAAGCAG AAATTTGAAGGAAACTTCGGAAAGCACTGTTGAAGAAGAG CCAGAAAGTGACCCCATAAATGTTCTCCGCAACCATCCCCATTCTGGACTTGAACTGCCTCAACAGTTGAGTATGGAAGAGCAAAACATCTCTTTGGCTATGGAAAATGATGGAAATGTTGCAAAGGCCGAAGCTTATGCAAAAGAGCTTGAGGAT ATTTGCAGCATGCTGAAGAAGAAACACGAGGAAGCCAAAGAAATACTGGTTCGAGCTATTGTGAATAATAACAGTTTATTGATGCTTAACCATCCTATGTTTGATGAGAAGATATCCTTCACTGCTATTATTTGTTCTACTTCTTggcttttattataa
- the LOC8259194 gene encoding magnesium-chelatase subunit ChlI, chloroplastic has product MASLLGTSSSTAFLSSRPFSSSSVTKPSFPSLSLTPGLTIGRKYCRGIGIQSKKGRSQFHLTVTNVATDVSSVEQAQNVAAKESQRPVFPFAAIVGQDEMKLCLLLNVIDPKIGGVMIMGDRGTGKSTTVRSLVDLLPEISVVFGDPYNSDPEDPESMGVEVRESIMKGEELSVVLTKINMVDLPLGATEDRVCGTIDIEKALTEGVKAFEPGLLAKANRGILYVDEVNLLDDHLVDVLLDSAASGWNTVEREGISISHPARFILIGSGNPEEGELRPQLLDRFGMHAQVGTVKDAELRVKIVEERSRFDKNPKEFRDSYKAEQEKLQQQISSARTALSQVQIDRDLKVKISKVCAELNVDGLRGDIVTNRAAKALAALKGRDKVSAEDIATVIPNCLRHRLRKDPLESVDSGLLVIEKFYEVFS; this is encoded by the exons ATGGCGTCTTTACTGggaacttcttcttctactgcATTTTTATCATCTAGGCCTTTCTCCTCCTCTTCCGTAACCAAACCTTCCTTTCCTTCTCTCTCCTTAACTCCAG GGCTGACTATTGGAAGGAAGTATTGTAGAGGAATTGGAATTCAGAGCAAGAAGGGAAGGTCTCAGTTCCATCTTACTGTTACCAATGTTGCAACTGATGTTAGCTCGGTTGAGCAG GCTCAGAATGTTGCTGCTAAAGAAAGCCAGAGGCCAGTTTTTCCATTTGCTGCTATAGTAGGACAGGATGAGATGAAATTGTGCCTTTTGTTAAATGTGATTGATCCCAAGATTGGAGGGGTCATGATTATGGGTGATAGAGGGACAGGGAAGTCTACTACTGTTAGGTCCCTGGTGGATTTACTTCCAGAAATTAGCGTAGTTTTCGGTGACCCGTATAACTCAGATCCAGAGGATCCAGAATCCATGGGTGTTGAAGTTAGAGAAAGCATCATGAAAGGGGAGGAGCTTTCGGTTGTGCTGACCAAAATTAATATGGTTGATTTGCCATTAGGAGCTACTGAGGATAGGGTCTGCGGAACAATTGATATTGAAAAGGCTCTCACTGAGGGTGTCAAGGCATTTGAGCCTGGCCTTCTTGCTAAAGCTAACAGAGGGATTCTTTATGTGGATGAAGTTAACCTTTTGGATGACCACTTAGTGGATGTTCTTTTAGATTCTGCTGCCTCAGGATGGAACACAGTGGAGAGAGAGGGTATTTCAATTTCACATCCTGCACGCTTTATTTTGATTGGCTCTGGTAATCCTGAAGAAGGGGAGCTCCGGCCCCAGCTGCTTGATAGATTTGGGATGCATGCACAGGTGGGAACTGTAAAGGATGCTGAGCTCAGAGTGAAGATAGTGGAAGAAAGATCTCGGTTTGACAAAAATCCCAAGGAATTCCGTGATTCTTACAAGGCAGAGCAAGAGAAGCTGCAACAACAAATTTCATCAGCTAGGACTGCTCTTTCTCAAGTGCAGATAGATCGTGATCTGAAGGTAAAGATTTCCAAGGTTTGTGCAGAGCTGAATGTTGATGGATTGAGAGGAGACATTGTGACTAACAGAGCTGCAAAAGCTCTTGCTGCTTTAAAGGGTAGAGATAAAGTAAGTGCAGAGGATATTGCTACTGTAATTCCCAACTGTTTAAGACACCGGCTGCGGAAGGATCCATTGGAATCTGTTGACTCGGGTTTGCTTGTCATTGAGAAATTTTACGAAGTTTTTAGCTGA
- the LOC8259196 gene encoding uncharacterized protein At4g18490 isoform X3 translates to MDFNLDGDFDKLASFKVDMPELDFSSPCKNTAKSKESSKGDSSSGNHRGKRDCFNFSFEFNDLDNFNFGPTLTEGEKTPAKNLDSKGPDSDRIEHQGAEVDPAKVDEEIHQGSKANRAGVDDGKNQGLKVNPAGGADGGKYQRIKVNPADVDDGQTDKLLASDNTTTSVVETTVNGEGTGISSSDKFPSRYRNIEDLVVTHGSKSLPEKTISASSEEADQQSQSLEKTMPTVPYAQKARHILPVQAVDGNDFTQDAESSIQAGVFATKENSECNLEHNVSDRVIVGGSNHENSQLKNSAASWTSGSESIRGEIEKSYSERPAGNVTETGPMPDELDLEATCAASHLQERLHECKADKDIQKSTLKVLVPLKSSCSAPIVDKAIPTKEKDSGVVRSKFLKSSKEIEPQLCQPPSAGLKVSSFSSKGISSLCPANGKSFNREGFNVHGAQSQRKLTGTNSLSMELKKEETALPGSEKNVKNLCNISSNVNPASSTDRATKSNTPASAAVVSSIGSTWNSKLISLEGLKAGKGMPDLSSLKISRTLGVNKDQSNSVLKREISSLRNSEKNMEVQGFTASKIVHPIVSAERETLPVPSLKRKTSEASNENLQQLNPRKRLSQSPSESRNLKETSESTVEEEPESDPINVLRNHPHSGLELPQQLSMEEQNISLAMENDGNVAKAEAYAKELEDICSMLKKKHEEAKEILVRAIVNNNSLLMLNHPMFDEKISFTAIICSTSWLLL, encoded by the exons ATGGATTTTAATCTAGATGGTGATTTTGACAAGTTAGCATCCTTCAAGGTGGACATGCCTGAACTTGATTTCTCCTCTCCATGTAAAAATACTGCAAAATCCAAGGAAAGTTCTAAAGGAGATTCATCAAGTGGAAATCATCGAGGAAAACGAGACTgctttaatttctcttttgaatTTAATGA cTTGGATAACTTCAATTTTGGTCCAACCTTAACTGAAGGAGAGAAAACTCCTGCAAAGAACCTAGACAGCAAAGGGCCTGATTCAGATCGTATTGAACATCAGGGTGCTGAAGTCGACCCCGCTAAGGTTGATGAGGAAATACATCAGGGCTCGAAAGCTAACCGAGCTGGTGTTGATGATGGCAAGAATCAAGGTTTAAAAGTTAACCCAGCTGGTGGTGCTGATGGTGGAAAATATCAGCGTATAAAAGTTAACCCGGCTGATGTTGATGATGGCCAAACTGACAAGCTTCTTGCATCAGACAATACAACTACTTCAGTTGTTGAGACTACTGTAAATGGTGAAGGGACTggaatttcttcaagtgacAAATTTCCTTCAAGATATAGAAATATTGAAGACCTGGTTGTAACACATGGATCAAAATCTTTGCCAGAGAAAACAATTTCTGCTAGTTCAGAAGAAGCAGATCAACAGAGTCAGTCCCTGGAGAAGACGATGCCAACAGTGCCATATGCTCAAAAGGCCAGACACATATTACCTGTCCAAGCTGTTGATGGGAATGATTTTACTCAGGATGCCGAATCAAGTATTCAAGCCGGTGTCTTCgctacaaaagaaaattcagagTGCAATTTAGAACATAATGTTTCTGACAGAGTGATTGTTGGTGGGTCTAATCACGAAAACTCACAGTTGAAGAATTCGGCTGCATCATGGACTAGTGGATCAGAGAGCATCCGAGGAGAAATTGAAAAGTCCTATAGTGAAAGACCGGCTGGAAATGTAACAGAAACTGGGCCAATGCCAGATGAGTTGGATCTTGAAGCTACCTGTGCTGCAAGTCATTTACAGGAAAGACTGCATGAGTGCAAGGCCGATAAAGATATCCAGAAATCAACTTTAAAAGTTTTGGTTCCACTGAAGAG TTCATGTAGTGCACCTATAGTTGATAAAGCGATACCaacaaaggaaaaagattCAGGAGTTGTCCGTTCAAAGTTTCTTAAAAGTTCTAAGGAAATTGAACCTCAACTATGTCAGCCACCATCAGCTGGTCTGAAGGTTTCCTCATTTTCGAGCAAAGGAATTTCTTCCCTCTGTCCTGCAAATGGAAAAAG CTTTAACAGGGAGGGCTTCAATGTTCATGGTGCACAAAGCCAGAGAAAACTGACTGGCACAAACTCACTTTCCATGGAgttgaaaaaagaagagacTGCTTTGCCAGGAAGTGAAAAGAATGTTAAAAATCTATGTAATATCAG TAGCAATGTCAATCCTGCAAGCTCAACTGATAGGGCAACTAAGTCTAATACCCCAGCAAGTGCAGCTGTGGTTTCAAGTATTGGATCAACTTGGAACTCAAAGTTGATTTCCCTTGAAGGTCTTAAAGCTGGGAAGGGAATGCCTGATCTTTCTAGCTTGAAGATTTCAAG AACTTTGGGAGTGAACAAAGATCAGTCAAATTCTGTACTTAAAAGGGAAATCAGTTCTTTGAGAAACTCAGAGAAAAACATGGAAGTACAAGGATTTACAGCGTCCAAGATTGTCCATCCTATTGTTAGTGCTGAGAGAGAAACTCTGCCGGTTCCATCATTGAAGCGAAAAACATCTGag GCATCAAATGAAAATCTGCAACAATTGAATCCTCGAAAACGTCTTTCTCAGTCACCTAGTGAAAGCAG AAATTTGAAGGAAACTTCGGAAAGCACTGTTGAAGAAGAG CCAGAAAGTGACCCCATAAATGTTCTCCGCAACCATCCCCATTCTGGACTTGAACTGCCTCAACAGTTGAGTATGGAAGAGCAAAACATCTCTTTGGCTATGGAAAATGATGGAAATGTTGCAAAGGCCGAAGCTTATGCAAAAGAGCTTGAGGAT ATTTGCAGCATGCTGAAGAAGAAACACGAGGAAGCCAAAGAAATACTGGTTCGAGCTATTGTGAATAATAACAGTTTATTGATGCTTAACCATCCTATGTTTGATGAGAAGATATCCTTCACTGCTATTATTTGTTCTACTTCTTggcttttattataa